A window of Castanea sativa cultivar Marrone di Chiusa Pesio chromosome 1, ASM4071231v1 contains these coding sequences:
- the LOC142621599 gene encoding shikimate kinase 3, chloroplastic-like produces MEAITTPQFSALTIGSKSIGRNEKIAMVALNFNRRGREDCVITISRKPNIQSRSFHLGLPHSCNHSQAPVLESGDCYTSFDEDWLLKNKAQEVALCLNGRSIFLVGMMGSGKTTVGRILSEALGYCFVDSDRYVEQAMGTSVTQIFEQRGESFFRDHESEALQKLSFAPRKVIATGGGAVVRPVNWKYMRQGITVFLDVPLDALARRIAAVGTDSRPLLHFESGDAYTKAFVGLFTLTKKRSEAYANADATVSLLHLATNLHLEDVSDITPTVIAIEVLAQIEKFLRGNNGKSLRMYPY; encoded by the exons ATGGAAGCAATAACTACGCCTCAATTCTCTGCGCTAACAATCGGTTCGAAGAGTATCGGGAGGAATGAGAAGATAGCAATGGTAGCTTTGAATTTTAATCGGAGAGGCAGGGAAGACTGTGTTATAACAATTTCTCGCAAGCCAAACATACAGAGTCGCAGCTTCCATTTGGGACTTCCACACTCTTGTAATCATTCACAAG CTCCAGTGTTGGAATCTGGAGATTGTTACACTTCTTTTGATGAGGACTGGTTGTTAAAG AACAAAGCACAAGAGGTCGCTTTGTGCTTAAATGGCCGCTCTATATTTCTTGTTG GAATGATGGGCTCTGGAAAAACGACAGTGGGCCGGATTTTGTCAGAAGCATTAGGTTATTGTTTTGTTGACAG TGACAGATATGTCGAACAGGCAATGGGAACTTCCGTGACTCAAATCTTTGAACAGCGTGGTGAGAGTTTCTTCAGAGATCATGAG AGTGAGGCATTGCAGAAATTGTCTTTCGCACCAAGGAAAGTTATTGCCACAGGAGGTGGTGCAGTGGTTCGACCTGTCAACTG GAAATACATGAGGCAGGGGATCACTGTCTTTTTAGACGTACCTCTTGATGCCTTGGCAAGGAGAATCGCTGCAGTGGGAACTGATTCTCGCCCTCTTTTGCATTTTGAATCAGGAGATGCTTACACCAAG GCTTTTGTGGGACTGTTTACTCTAACGAAAAAGCGATCTGAGGCATATGCCAATGCTGATGCTACGGTTTCCCTTCTAC ATCTTGCAACCAACCTGCATCTTGAAGATGTGTCTGATATCACGCCAACTGTCATAGCAATTGAG GTGCTAGCTCAAATTGAGAAATTTCTACGGGGTAACAATGGCAAGTCCCTACGAATGTATCCTTACTAA